One window of Helicobacter winghamensis ATCC BAA-430 genomic DNA carries:
- a CDS encoding DedA family protein gives MQETIDLIAKYGYVILFLYSLGGGFVALIGASVLSFAGKMDITLSILVASIANFIGDLMLFYMARYQKVMMQPYLAKHRRKLALVHILMRKYGSFIIVIKKYIYGLKTLVPIAIALTPYSLAKFNLYNALGAIIWGISIGLLGYFSGGILIETFTMLGKYPFLAPVFIAILLGGLWLWLSRATKRK, from the coding sequence ATGCAAGAAACAATTGATTTAATTGCAAAATATGGGTATGTTATTTTATTCCTTTACTCTTTAGGCGGTGGTTTTGTAGCACTCATTGGCGCAAGTGTATTAAGTTTTGCCGGGAAAATGGATATTACACTAAGTATCCTTGTAGCAAGTATTGCGAATTTTATAGGGGATTTAATGCTTTTTTATATGGCGCGTTACCAAAAGGTTATGATGCAACCCTATTTAGCAAAACACCGCAGAAAATTAGCCCTTGTGCATATCTTAATGCGCAAATACGGCTCTTTTATTATTGTGATTAAAAAATATATTTATGGGCTAAAAACGCTCGTCCCAATTGCGATTGCTCTAACGCCCTACTCTCTTGCAAAATTTAATCTCTACAACGCATTAGGTGCGATAATTTGGGGGATTAGTATTGGACTTTTAGGGTATTTCTCTGGTGGTATCTTAATAGAAACTTTCACAATGCTAGGGAAATATCCATTTCTAGCCCCTGTTTTTATTGCAATTTTACTCGGCGGTCTATGGCTTTGGCTAAGTCGCGCTACAAAAAGGAAATAA
- a CDS encoding methionine synthase, whose protein sequence is MVLRNCIKERVLILDGAMGTEIQKHNIQTWGVNAKGEKLDGCSEALNLYAKDIIKAIHTSYLQAGANILKTNTFGVMPWVLAEYGLEEHCKEIAKTGVELAKECIKKHSPLKNQNNALFVAASLGPGTKLPSLGHITYDSMEEGYALCVEGFKEADADVILLETAQDPLQIKAALNAIKNTAPEIPIMVSVTIETTGTMLIGTDITTLFHILEPYDLLSLGINCGLGPDLAHKHLVTLSEVCKFPISIHTNAGLPENRGGVTYYPMDAEEFSTIEKSFLEIPGVAFLGGCCGTTPEHIRQLVQKTQSIIPKAPKCTYQPSITSLFEAKELKQFPAPLLIGERSNATGSKAFRELLLNEDYEGALSVGSAQVRSGAHCLDLSVAFAGRDESKDMQELITRYATKITLPLMPDSTQVNALEIALKHIGGRAIINSANLEDGITKFDKVASLAKKFGAALICLTIDEEGMCKTFERKIACAKRMMERAITIHNLREEDIIFDPLTFTIGSGDAEYFDAGMQTLNTIKELSKLYPKAGTTLGLSNISFGLSKEGRICLNSIFLHHAIKNGLTSAIVNVSHIIPYNKLEADDIKVCENLIFNTELSSAPLYAFIKHFESKNTLDLPKQEQDVHLSIEERIQKYLIDGELNAMLELLPSAKDSISPEKIINEILIDAMKIVGERFGNGEMQLPFVLQSAEVMKKSVDYLNAFLPKKQSTHKTTIVLGTVKGDVHDVGKNLVDIILTNNGFSVINIGIKAELEKFLEVLQTQKVDCIGMSGLLVKSTLVMKENLEALKKLDIKIPIMLGGAALNRNFVEEYCKPNYDGVIFYCKDAFDSVAAMQIIQSGDFSDLTLPSQKGTKNKEDIEENKITKQEARLKKKLDSTLDSKKESINKPTKCEITFEYATHTPPFFGVKSLELNANDLDSVFDYIDKDLLFKHRWGYSKLKKEEYQILKAKELEPLLKSLKEEFITKEIFKPVVLYGYFHTRTIAPKNLEDGLILEVSATKDFIDSEQFLFPRSTKKPYLCLSDYFNPQGDICAMHLVSSGNNFAPYEAELYKNAQYHKYYLAHTLGMDLAEALADFIHAKVRDALQLDAKCGQRYSFGYPACPDLALSVGLFNLFKPESFGITLSDTYQMSPEATTSALIVPNKEAKYFAI, encoded by the coding sequence ATGGTATTACGCAATTGTATTAAAGAAAGAGTTTTAATCCTAGATGGTGCAATGGGAACAGAAATCCAAAAGCACAATATACAAACTTGGGGTGTTAATGCAAAAGGTGAAAAACTAGATGGTTGCTCAGAAGCACTCAATCTTTATGCAAAAGACATAATAAAAGCGATTCATACAAGCTATTTACAAGCTGGTGCAAATATCCTAAAAACTAACACTTTTGGCGTAATGCCTTGGGTTTTAGCAGAATATGGATTAGAAGAGCATTGCAAAGAAATTGCAAAAACTGGAGTAGAACTTGCAAAAGAATGTATTAAAAAACACTCTCCTTTAAAAAATCAAAACAATGCATTATTTGTTGCTGCATCTTTAGGTCCCGGAACAAAACTTCCAAGTTTAGGGCATATTACTTATGATTCAATGGAAGAAGGCTATGCATTATGCGTAGAAGGCTTTAAAGAAGCGGACGCAGATGTGATTTTACTAGAAACCGCACAAGACCCCTTACAAATCAAAGCCGCCCTTAATGCAATAAAAAATACAGCACCAGAAATCCCTATAATGGTATCTGTAACCATTGAAACAACAGGCACAATGCTTATAGGCACAGATATTACAACGCTATTTCACATTTTAGAACCTTACGATTTACTTTCTTTGGGAATTAATTGTGGTTTAGGACCTGATTTAGCACACAAACATTTAGTTACCCTTAGCGAAGTTTGTAAATTCCCAATTTCCATACATACCAATGCTGGACTCCCTGAAAATCGTGGCGGTGTTACTTACTATCCGATGGATGCAGAAGAGTTTAGCACCATTGAAAAAAGCTTTTTAGAGATTCCGGGTGTCGCCTTTTTAGGGGGTTGCTGTGGCACAACGCCAGAGCATATACGCCAACTTGTGCAAAAAACACAATCCATAATCCCAAAAGCTCCAAAATGCACTTATCAACCAAGCATTACTTCATTATTTGAAGCAAAAGAGTTAAAGCAATTTCCCGCACCCTTGCTAATTGGTGAGCGTTCTAACGCAACAGGTTCAAAGGCTTTTAGAGAATTGCTTTTAAATGAAGATTACGAAGGAGCTTTAAGTGTTGGTAGTGCGCAAGTTAGAAGTGGTGCGCATTGTTTAGATTTAAGCGTAGCCTTTGCCGGCAGAGATGAAAGTAAGGATATGCAAGAGCTAATTACACGCTATGCAACAAAAATTACACTTCCATTAATGCCGGATTCCACACAAGTTAATGCGCTTGAAATTGCATTAAAGCATATTGGTGGTCGTGCGATTATTAACTCCGCAAACTTAGAAGATGGAATTACAAAATTTGACAAAGTCGCAAGTTTAGCAAAAAAATTTGGTGCAGCACTTATTTGTTTAACTATTGATGAAGAAGGAATGTGTAAAACCTTTGAGCGTAAAATTGCGTGTGCTAAAAGAATGATGGAACGCGCAATCACAATCCATAATTTACGCGAAGAGGATATTATTTTTGACCCTTTAACCTTTACAATTGGAAGTGGCGATGCGGAATATTTTGATGCGGGAATGCAAACACTAAATACCATTAAAGAATTAAGTAAGCTTTATCCAAAAGCTGGAACAACACTTGGTTTATCTAATATTTCTTTTGGACTTAGTAAAGAAGGAAGAATCTGTCTAAATTCTATTTTCTTGCACCACGCAATCAAAAATGGACTAACAAGCGCAATTGTCAATGTTTCACATATTATTCCTTATAATAAACTAGAAGCAGATGATATTAAAGTGTGTGAGAATTTAATCTTTAATACAGAACTCTCTAGCGCACCCCTTTATGCCTTTATTAAGCATTTTGAATCCAAAAACACCCTAGACCTACCAAAACAAGAACAAGATGTGCATTTAAGCATAGAAGAGAGAATCCAAAAATACTTAATAGATGGTGAATTAAATGCAATGCTAGAGCTTCTACCAAGTGCAAAAGATTCTATAAGCCCTGAAAAAATCATTAATGAAATTTTAATTGATGCAATGAAAATTGTAGGAGAACGCTTTGGAAATGGCGAAATGCAACTCCCTTTTGTCTTACAAAGTGCGGAAGTGATGAAAAAAAGCGTGGATTATTTAAATGCATTTCTACCCAAAAAACAAAGCACACACAAAACAACCATTGTTTTAGGCACGGTAAAAGGCGATGTGCACGATGTGGGTAAAAATCTCGTGGATATTATCCTAACAAACAATGGTTTTAGTGTGATTAACATAGGAATCAAAGCAGAGTTAGAAAAATTTTTAGAAGTTTTACAAACACAAAAGGTAGATTGTATCGGAATGAGCGGACTCTTAGTAAAATCCACACTTGTAATGAAAGAAAATTTAGAAGCACTTAAAAAACTTGATATTAAAATCCCTATTATGCTTGGTGGAGCAGCATTAAACCGCAATTTTGTAGAAGAATATTGTAAGCCAAATTATGATGGCGTAATTTTTTATTGCAAAGACGCCTTTGATAGTGTTGCGGCGATGCAAATTATCCAAAGTGGCGATTTTAGCGATTTAACGCTACCTAGCCAAAAAGGCACAAAAAATAAGGAAGACATAGAAGAAAACAAAATTACAAAACAAGAAGCAAGACTAAAAAAGAAACTAGATTCTACCCTAGATTCCAAAAAAGAATCTATCAATAAACCAACAAAATGCGAAATTACATTTGAATATGCAACGCATACCCCACCTTTCTTTGGCGTAAAATCTTTAGAGTTAAACGCTAATGATTTAGATTCTGTTTTTGACTATATTGATAAAGACTTACTCTTTAAACACCGCTGGGGATATAGCAAACTCAAAAAAGAAGAATACCAAATCCTAAAAGCAAAAGAATTAGAACCACTTTTAAAATCCCTAAAAGAAGAATTTATCACAAAAGAAATCTTTAAACCTGTTGTTTTATATGGCTATTTTCACACACGCACTATTGCGCCCAAAAACTTAGAGGATGGATTGATTTTAGAAGTTAGTGCTACAAAAGATTTTATAGATTCTGAACAATTTTTATTTCCTAGAAGCACGAAAAAGCCTTATTTATGTCTTAGTGATTATTTTAATCCACAGGGCGATATTTGCGCAATGCATTTAGTTTCTAGCGGAAACAACTTTGCTCCTTATGAAGCGGAACTTTACAAAAATGCACAATACCACAAATACTATTTAGCACACACTTTAGGAATGGATCTAGCTGAGGCATTAGCAGATTTTATCCACGCAAAAGTTAGAGACGCATTACAACTTGACGCAAAATGCGGACAACGCTACTCTTTTGGCTATCCTGCGTGCCCAGACCTTGCTTTAAGTGTGGGATTATTTAATCTCTTTAAACCAGAATCTTTTGGTATCACGCTAAGCGACACTTATCAAATGTCGCCAGAAGCGACAACATCCGCACTTATTGTTCCAAATAAGGAAGCAAAATATTTTGCAATCTAA
- a CDS encoding flagellar FLiS export co-chaperone yields MLSTINPYGLGNAYKTPEATLNVESKITQEQVASQATQEAQELPNLSQNVLEIRKFTDGIKGANEMVGAMQIADITLNALSNQIKSSGSDLNALDVSAKAAQFKGEALFGKELTTSLAGESVSLSLPLPSQMEGDLGENLANKHQEIMDKMGQISGLIEKASLPFSAPNGQSFDFENFDPSSLKGIFG; encoded by the coding sequence ATGTTATCAACAATCAATCCCTATGGATTAGGGAATGCCTATAAAACGCCAGAAGCGACTTTAAATGTGGAATCCAAAATTACGCAAGAACAAGTTGCTTCTCAAGCTACACAAGAAGCACAAGAGCTTCCTAATCTTTCTCAAAATGTATTAGAAATTCGCAAATTTACCGATGGAATTAAAGGTGCAAATGAAATGGTAGGCGCAATGCAAATTGCTGATATTACACTAAATGCTCTAAGCAATCAAATTAAAAGCAGTGGAAGTGATTTAAATGCCCTAGATGTAAGTGCAAAGGCGGCGCAATTTAAGGGAGAAGCTCTTTTTGGAAAGGAGCTTACAACCTCTTTAGCCGGGGAGAGCGTGTCGTTATCCTTGCCACTTCCTAGCCAAATGGAAGGAGATTTGGGAGAAAATCTTGCAAACAAGCACCAAGAAATTATGGATAAAATGGGGCAAATTAGCGGATTAATAGAAAAAGCAAGCTTACCATTTAGCGCACCAAATGGACAAAGTTTTGATTTTGAAAACTTTGACCCTAGTTCTTTAAAAGGAATTTTTGGTTAG
- the cydB gene encoding cytochrome d ubiquinol oxidase subunit II, with protein MFFGLEHASLQVYWWIILSLLGGLLVFMFFVQGGQGLIDRLSSNDQEKTLLINCLGRKWELGFTTLVLFGGAAFAAFPLFYSTSFGGAYWVWLVILFCFILQAVSYEYRKKEGNFLGSKTYEVFLKINGILGVFLIGVAVSTFFAGSEFVLDENRFVEWRGAFRGLEQLANPFNYLLGIALVFLSRILAESYFINAIDNAQIVEKARKDIVINTLLFLPFFLGFLVWICLKDGFFVDSAGVVSLQPYVYLQNFLDNPILLILLLVGVVLVLGGIYGSLKCTKGIFLLGIGVVFSVMAVFLNVGLGNSAFYPSITDLQSSLTIANASSSYYTLSVMGYVSLLVPFVLGYIVYVWRVMDSKKLSTSDLDEHSY; from the coding sequence ATGTTTTTTGGATTAGAACACGCTAGCTTGCAAGTGTATTGGTGGATTATTTTAAGTTTGCTTGGGGGATTGCTTGTGTTTATGTTTTTTGTGCAGGGAGGACAGGGGTTAATAGATAGGCTCTCAAGCAATGATCAAGAAAAAACGCTTCTAATTAATTGCTTGGGGAGAAAATGGGAACTTGGTTTTACGACGCTTGTGTTATTTGGTGGAGCAGCTTTTGCGGCATTTCCGCTCTTTTATAGCACAAGTTTTGGTGGGGCTTATTGGGTGTGGCTGGTAATTTTATTTTGCTTCATTTTACAAGCTGTTAGTTACGAATATAGAAAAAAAGAAGGCAATTTTTTAGGAAGTAAAACCTATGAAGTATTTTTAAAAATCAATGGAATTTTGGGTGTTTTTTTGATAGGTGTAGCTGTTAGCACATTTTTTGCAGGCTCAGAATTTGTGCTAGATGAAAACCGCTTTGTAGAATGGAGAGGTGCTTTTAGGGGGTTAGAGCAGCTTGCTAATCCTTTTAACTATCTTTTAGGAATCGCGCTTGTGTTTTTAAGTAGAATCTTAGCGGAGAGTTATTTTATTAATGCTATTGATAACGCGCAAATTGTAGAAAAAGCAAGAAAAGATATTGTGATTAATACACTTTTATTTTTACCTTTCTTTTTAGGGTTTCTCGTTTGGATTTGTTTAAAAGATGGGTTTTTTGTGGATAGTGCCGGGGTTGTGAGTTTGCAACCTTATGTGTATTTGCAAAATTTTTTGGATAATCCTATACTCTTAATCTTATTGCTTGTAGGTGTTGTTTTGGTGCTTGGTGGAATTTATGGAAGTTTAAAATGCACAAAAGGGATTTTTTTGCTAGGCATTGGCGTGGTGTTTAGCGTAATGGCAGTTTTCTTAAATGTAGGCTTGGGAAATAGTGCATTTTATCCTTCAATTACAGATTTACAAAGCTCGCTAACCATTGCAAATGCAAGCTCTAGTTATTACACGCTTAGTGTGATGGGCTATGTAAGTTTGCTTGTGCCTTTTGTGCTTGGGTATATTGTGTATGTGTGGAGAGTTATGGATTCTAAAAAGCTTTCTACTAGTGATTTAGATGAGCATTCTTATTAA
- a CDS encoding cytochrome ubiquinol oxidase subunit I — protein sequence MELSVDWSRAQFALTAIYHFLFVPLTLGLSFIIAIMESIYVKTGNEEWKKITKFWLTLFGINFAIGVATGIIMEFEFGTNWANYSWFVGDIFGAPLAVEGILAFFLEATFFAVMFFGWNRVSKRFHLISTWLVAIGSNLSAFWILVANGWMQYPVGTMFNPDTARNEMTSFLDVALSPVAVSKFLHTVASGYVISALFVMGISAWYLLKGRHFIEAKKSLVVGASFGLLTSIFLFFSGDESAYQVTQKQPMKLAAMEGIYEGEHRAGLVAFGILNPNKKPGDDESVFLFDFTIPYALSILGQRDTEGFIAGIDDLLYGNEEKGIPPMDARIQSGQLAVQALKDYKAAKAENNTVLMQESKEILQANMHNFGYGYLENKEQAVPPVALTFYSFHLMVALGSFFFILFIIVLYLAMASKIEKFRKILWLCVIAIPLGYIAAEAGWIVAEVGRQPWAIQDLMPVHIAATKLSHINVQISFFIFLVLFTTLLIAELGIMAKQIKKGFAH from the coding sequence ATGGAATTAAGTGTGGATTGGAGCAGGGCGCAGTTTGCACTAACTGCGATTTATCATTTTTTATTTGTGCCTTTAACGCTTGGGCTATCCTTTATCATCGCAATAATGGAGAGCATTTATGTAAAAACAGGCAATGAAGAGTGGAAAAAGATTACAAAATTTTGGCTAACTCTTTTTGGAATTAACTTTGCCATTGGTGTGGCAACAGGTATTATTATGGAGTTTGAGTTTGGCACAAATTGGGCGAATTATAGTTGGTTTGTGGGGGATATTTTTGGCGCACCTTTGGCAGTTGAAGGGATTTTAGCCTTTTTCTTGGAAGCGACATTTTTTGCGGTAATGTTCTTTGGTTGGAATCGTGTTTCAAAAAGATTCCATTTAATCTCTACTTGGCTTGTAGCAATTGGAAGTAATTTAAGCGCATTTTGGATTTTAGTGGCAAATGGTTGGATGCAATACCCTGTTGGCACGATGTTTAACCCAGATACTGCTAGAAATGAAATGACAAGCTTTTTAGATGTAGCACTTTCGCCTGTGGCAGTGTCTAAGTTTTTACATACGGTTGCTAGTGGATATGTAATTTCTGCACTTTTTGTAATGGGGATTAGCGCTTGGTATTTACTAAAAGGTAGGCATTTTATAGAAGCAAAAAAAAGCTTAGTTGTGGGGGCTTCTTTTGGGCTTTTAACTTCAATTTTCTTATTCTTTAGTGGTGATGAGAGTGCTTATCAAGTTACACAGAAACAGCCGATGAAATTAGCAGCAATGGAAGGGATTTATGAAGGAGAACATAGAGCTGGGCTTGTAGCATTTGGAATCTTAAATCCTAACAAAAAGCCCGGTGATGACGAAAGTGTGTTTTTGTTTGACTTTACGATTCCTTATGCGCTCTCAATTCTAGGACAAAGGGATACAGAAGGCTTTATTGCGGGGATTGATGATTTGCTTTATGGAAATGAAGAAAAAGGGATTCCGCCAATGGATGCTAGGATTCAAAGCGGACAATTAGCTGTGCAAGCACTCAAAGATTATAAGGCGGCAAAAGCAGAGAATAACACAGTGTTAATGCAAGAATCAAAAGAGATTTTACAAGCAAATATGCACAACTTTGGCTATGGATATTTGGAGAATAAAGAACAAGCAGTGCCACCAGTTGCTTTAACATTTTATAGTTTTCACTTAATGGTTGCGCTTGGGAGCTTCTTTTTTATTTTATTTATTATAGTGTTGTATTTGGCAATGGCAAGCAAAATAGAAAAATTTAGAAAAATCCTTTGGTTATGCGTGATAGCAATTCCATTAGGTTATATTGCCGCAGAAGCAGGGTGGATTGTGGCTGAAGTTGGCAGACAACCTTGGGCGATTCAAGATTTAATGCCTGTGCATATTGCTGCAACGAAGCTTTCACATATTAATGTGCAAATTTCATTTTTTATTTTTCTTGTGCTTTTTACCACTTTGCTTATTGCGGAGCTTGGAATTATGGCAAAACAAATCAAAAAAGGCTTTGCGCACTAA
- a CDS encoding DUF4492 domain-containing protein — MFKNILGMYVEGFRNMKLGKTLWLVIFIKLFVMFAVLKVFIYDTSLRSLGTQEAKSKFVLENLTKE, encoded by the coding sequence ATGTTTAAAAACATTTTAGGAATGTATGTGGAAGGATTCCGCAATATGAAGCTTGGTAAAACCTTGTGGCTTGTAATTTTTATTAAACTCTTTGTGATGTTTGCCGTGCTTAAAGTTTTTATTTACGATACTTCATTGAGAAGCCTTGGAACACAAGAAGCAAAGAGTAAATTTGTTTTAGAAAATCTTACAAAGGAATAA
- a CDS encoding disulfide bond formation protein B, producing the protein MIQNKFWFFLGILAFLFVAFSHFVLQKYLMLQPCEQCVYIRYAFVVLGFGCLLAMFCVLRYVGIAFCVYGLINGILAAFRLIGIQNALESETFIFGLKGCSLNPKFDFNLPLDTWLPSLFAPSGFCGVDFPVLNGIQNLSPLQEWWISLYANGWYLIPSLKFGTMAECALFIFVIYGVGIGILVLVNFTHFFKKVK; encoded by the coding sequence ATGATACAGAATAAATTTTGGTTTTTTCTAGGGATTTTGGCGTTCTTGTTTGTGGCATTTTCGCATTTTGTTTTACAAAAGTATTTAATGCTACAACCTTGTGAGCAATGTGTGTATATCCGCTATGCTTTTGTGGTTTTGGGCTTTGGATGTTTGCTTGCAATGTTTTGCGTGCTTAGATATGTTGGAATCGCATTTTGTGTGTATGGGCTAATTAATGGGATTTTAGCGGCATTTAGATTAATTGGAATCCAAAATGCCTTGGAGAGTGAAACTTTTATCTTTGGGCTAAAGGGGTGTTCGTTAAATCCAAAATTTGATTTTAATTTGCCGCTTGATACTTGGCTTCCAAGTCTTTTTGCTCCTAGTGGTTTTTGCGGAGTGGATTTTCCTGTGTTAAATGGAATCCAAAATTTATCCCCCTTGCAAGAATGGTGGATTTCTCTTTACGCTAATGGTTGGTATTTAATCCCATCGCTAAAGTTTGGCACAATGGCGGAGTGTGCGTTGTTTATTTTTGTGATTTATGGAGTTGGAATCGGAATTTTAGTTTTGGTAAATTTCACGCATTTTTTCAAAAAAGTCAAATAA
- a CDS encoding DMT family transporter translates to MSRGVIFSILLVIAMFFWGSSWPSSKVLVTYTSADVVTFWRFFLALLASIPLVVMLKIPLRIDGKAFKYLLAAAVFNCLYSLMFFVGLNYGSAGKGGVLVTTITPVFVYLLTFGLYKIQKGVNKSVKGNEILGVFLGIVAGICLLDLGNLQTLFSKFNVFFVLCALDWAVLTLVCQRIRIHPIAINFYITLFSVVLFSPIFLIQPQMLEIFNFDLRFWCMLLIIAVLSTAIGTSIYYMGIAQVGAEKASSYPLLVPVFALLTSYFILGEIPSVLTLIGGAIAIFATYLINLYKPRVKKTQ, encoded by the coding sequence ATGTCTAGGGGAGTTATATTTTCTATTTTGCTTGTGATAGCGATGTTTTTTTGGGGGTCTTCTTGGCCTAGTAGCAAGGTGCTTGTAACTTATACAAGTGCTGATGTAGTAACTTTCTGGCGATTTTTTCTAGCGCTTCTTGCTTCCATTCCACTTGTAGTTATGCTTAAAATTCCACTAAGAATTGATGGCAAGGCTTTTAAATATTTACTTGCCGCAGCGGTATTTAATTGCTTGTATTCTTTAATGTTTTTCGTGGGTTTAAATTATGGAAGTGCGGGTAAGGGCGGAGTGCTTGTAACAACAATTACCCCTGTGTTTGTGTATCTTTTAACCTTTGGATTATACAAAATTCAAAAAGGTGTAAATAAGAGTGTTAAGGGTAATGAGATTTTGGGGGTGTTTTTAGGTATTGTTGCCGGGATTTGTTTGCTAGATTTAGGGAATCTACAAACACTTTTTAGTAAATTTAATGTCTTTTTTGTGCTTTGTGCGCTAGATTGGGCAGTTTTAACGCTAGTGTGCCAGCGCATTAGAATCCATCCAATTGCGATTAATTTTTATATCACACTCTTTAGTGTAGTGTTGTTTTCTCCTATTTTTTTGATTCAGCCACAAATGCTAGAAATTTTTAACTTTGATTTGCGCTTTTGGTGTATGCTTTTGATTATCGCTGTGCTTTCAACTGCCATTGGAACAAGCATTTATTATATGGGGATTGCGCAAGTTGGTGCAGAGAAGGCAAGCTCTTATCCGCTTTTAGTGCCTGTGTTTGCGCTATTAACAAGTTATTTTATTTTAGGAGAGATTCCTAGTGTTTTAACGCTTATTGGTGGGGCGATTGCAATTTTTGCCACTTATTTAATCAACCTTTATAAGCCAAGAGTTAAAAAAACACAATGA
- a CDS encoding TolC family protein has translation MLRILIVLSLFYGILNALSLQEAIDLTLRHNPSIKEQEYLLQESKANYKTYQSPFYPSLNLTYGTQRSNRFQRADKKTSGNLGGSVQYNLFNGFSDVYNLKSAKALLQSQDYQLEATKEDVILLVKSAYINVLRQAKNVEIAEQSKVLLEEQRRENAEFYRVGLIQKNDLLKIEVELNNTLQNLLSYQSALNYALRDLERYTRTKITLKDLEELEPKRWNLNFENLKKEMIQRRAELLFIDKIIESKGYLVQSAKGEFLPEVNFIGDYTRYGDDYALRGRDGIYKDEASVQLAFNLNLFDGFSDKYNIESAKTNKLAFESQRIALIEDLELQLFSALESYNLALNALEIAKLALKQAEENYRISKNRYTQRIDSTSDFLDAELSLTQARSNVAINTYAIMEFLAQIERITQTLLR, from the coding sequence ATGCTTAGAATTTTGATTGTTTTATCGCTATTTTATGGAATCTTAAATGCGCTAAGTTTGCAAGAAGCTATTGATTTAACATTGCGCCATAATCCTAGCATTAAAGAGCAAGAGTATTTATTACAAGAGAGCAAGGCAAATTATAAAACTTATCAAAGTCCTTTTTACCCCAGCCTTAATCTAACTTATGGCACACAAAGAAGCAATCGCTTCCAAAGGGCGGATAAAAAAACAAGTGGTAATTTAGGGGGAAGTGTGCAATATAATCTCTTTAATGGTTTTAGCGATGTATATAATTTAAAGAGTGCTAAGGCATTGTTGCAATCGCAAGATTATCAATTAGAAGCCACAAAAGAAGATGTGATTTTGCTTGTTAAGAGCGCTTATATTAATGTGTTGCGTCAAGCAAAAAATGTAGAGATTGCCGAGCAATCAAAAGTGCTTTTAGAAGAGCAAAGGCGTGAGAATGCAGAGTTTTATCGTGTAGGATTAATCCAAAAAAACGATTTATTAAAAATTGAAGTAGAGCTTAATAACACCTTGCAAAATTTACTAAGTTATCAAAGTGCGTTAAACTATGCGTTAAGGGATTTAGAGCGTTACACGCGCACAAAGATTACTTTAAAGGATTTAGAAGAATTAGAGCCAAAAAGATGGAATCTAAATTTTGAAAATCTTAAAAAAGAGATGATTCAAAGGCGCGCAGAATTGCTTTTTATAGATAAAATTATTGAAAGTAAGGGGTATTTGGTGCAAAGCGCTAAAGGAGAGTTTTTGCCAGAAGTGAATTTCATAGGGGATTATACGCGTTATGGAGATGATTATGCATTGCGTGGGCGAGATGGAATCTATAAAGATGAAGCAAGTGTGCAACTAGCCTTTAATCTTAATCTTTTTGATGGATTTAGTGATAAATACAATATAGAAAGCGCCAAGACAAATAAACTTGCCTTTGAATCACAACGCATAGCGTTAATAGAGGATTTAGAATTGCAACTCTTTAGCGCTTTAGAAAGTTATAATCTAGCGCTTAATGCCCTAGAGATTGCTAAACTTGCGCTAAAACAGGCAGAGGAGAATTATAGGATTTCAAAAAATCGCTACACGCAAAGGATTGATAGCACAAGTGATTTTTTAGATGCGGAATTATCACTCACACAAGCAAGAAGCAATGTAGCAATTAATACTTATGCAATTATGGAATTTTTGGCACAAATTGAACGCATTACACAAACTTTGCTCCGTTAG